In one Candidatus Hydrogenedentota bacterium genomic region, the following are encoded:
- the hpt gene encoding hypoxanthine phosphoribosyltransferase, translating to MRLSNEPLISADAIQARVRELGNRITADYAGKELMVIVVLKGGLLFAADLLRAIHVPLSLEYIRAKSYNGDHSTGYVELKVLPEQPLDGKHVLVVEDILDTGRTTAAVLDVARRGGAASVALCVLLDKPSHRTTPIQADYVGFAIDDHFVVGYGLDHDERHRELPAIHVIE from the coding sequence ATGCGATTGAGTAACGAGCCATTGATTTCCGCGGACGCGATCCAAGCGCGCGTGCGCGAATTGGGCAATCGCATCACCGCCGATTACGCGGGCAAGGAATTAATGGTGATCGTTGTGCTCAAAGGCGGCTTGCTGTTCGCCGCCGACCTGTTACGAGCGATTCACGTGCCGCTTTCGCTCGAATACATCCGCGCGAAGAGTTACAACGGCGACCATTCGACGGGATACGTCGAATTGAAAGTGCTGCCGGAACAACCGCTCGACGGCAAGCACGTGCTCGTTGTCGAGGACATCCTCGATACCGGCCGCACGACGGCCGCCGTACTCGATGTCGCCCGCCGAGGCGGCGCAGCAAGCGTCGCCCTTTGCGTGCTGCTCGATAAGCCGTCGCACCGCACGACGCCGATCCAGGCCGACTATGTCGGTTTCGCGATAGACGATCATTTCGTCGTCGGCTACGGCCTCGATCACGACGAGCGCCACCGCGAACTTCCGGCGATTCACGTGATTGAATGA
- a CDS encoding type II toxin-antitoxin system RelE/ParE family toxin, giving the protein MTYTVQTSKSARRDMRKLPRDVAARLDPHILALAKNPRPAGSQKLTDIDAYRIRVGDYRIIYEIHDNILTVLVVQVGHRREAYRRI; this is encoded by the coding sequence TTGACGTATACAGTCCAAACCTCCAAAAGCGCGAGGCGTGACATGCGCAAATTGCCTCGTGATGTCGCGGCTAGACTCGATCCACATATACTGGCGCTTGCCAAGAACCCTCGTCCAGCAGGCAGCCAAAAGTTAACGGATATCGATGCGTACCGCATCCGGGTTGGGGACTATCGAATTATCTACGAAATCCATGACAACATTCTGACGGTACTTGTTGTTCAGGTAGGACATCGCCGGGAAGCTTACCGGCGTATATAA
- a CDS encoding DUF433 domain-containing protein, translating to MNYPIERPPDNLGGIPVFAGTRAPVKNLIDYLEGGDGLDEFLDDFPTVSAEQARMIMEYAR from the coding sequence ATGAATTATCCTATCGAACGTCCGCCCGATAACTTGGGCGGGATTCCCGTATTCGCGGGAACGCGGGCGCCAGTCAAGAACCTCATTGACTACTTGGAGGGCGGAGACGGCCTAGATGAGTTCCTGGACGATTTCCCAACAGTGAGTGCGGAGCAGGCGCGAATGATAATGGAGTATGCACGATGA
- a CDS encoding sugar phosphate isomerase/epimerase: MKIEQLAINSVSNLPHGLEANLDAYAAAGFKNVEFYLKHVWDYIKKGHSPKDVRAMLDARGLKCIGGFETIVKCFAPDDVRRKNHATVRQNAELLKELGGSILVVGTDGPNPAQRKAGDPIKAMAQAFNDVARSIERTGVTLCIEFNWSPYVKSLRTACEIARLSRRKNVGVLFDPAHYHCTPTKMEHIDGASVPFIRYVHVNDMRNKPGELSDCNADRALPGKGCLPLRELFGRIEQHGYRGYFSIEMFDQELWNMPPMKSARIMYDSVVQLCSS; the protein is encoded by the coding sequence ATGAAAATTGAGCAGTTGGCGATTAACAGCGTGTCAAACCTGCCGCATGGACTTGAAGCAAACCTCGATGCCTACGCGGCGGCGGGATTCAAGAACGTCGAGTTCTATCTCAAGCACGTATGGGATTACATCAAGAAGGGCCATTCGCCCAAAGACGTCCGCGCGATGCTCGACGCGCGCGGACTGAAGTGCATCGGAGGATTCGAGACCATCGTCAAATGCTTTGCACCCGATGACGTGCGGCGCAAGAACCACGCGACGGTGCGGCAGAACGCGGAACTGTTGAAGGAACTGGGCGGCTCGATTCTCGTCGTCGGCACCGACGGCCCGAACCCGGCACAACGTAAAGCGGGCGATCCCATCAAGGCAATGGCACAGGCGTTCAACGATGTCGCGCGGTCTATCGAGCGGACGGGCGTTACGCTGTGCATCGAATTCAACTGGTCGCCGTACGTGAAATCGCTACGCACCGCCTGTGAAATCGCGCGCTTGTCGCGCCGCAAAAACGTGGGCGTGCTCTTCGACCCCGCCCACTACCACTGCACACCGACGAAGATGGAGCACATCGACGGCGCAAGTGTTCCGTTCATCAGATACGTACACGTAAACGACATGCGCAACAAGCCCGGTGAGTTGTCTGACTGCAACGCCGATCGCGCATTACCGGGAAAGGGGTGCCTGCCATTGCGCGAGCTATTTGGACGCATCGAGCAACACGGATACAGAGGATATTTTTCGATAGAAATGTTCGATCAGGAACTGTGGAATATGCCGCCGATGAAGTCGGCGAGGATAATGTATGACAGCGTAGTCCAACTGTGCAGTTCGTGA
- a CDS encoding type II toxin-antitoxin system Phd/YefM family antitoxin, with protein MTTLSTDKLPQDVQEAISLVTEEHERVMITEGGHEIAAIVSVEDLELIRKLEDEADIRAVQEARAEGLDPVPYEEFRKELGL; from the coding sequence ATGACAACACTTTCGACAGACAAATTGCCACAGGATGTGCAAGAGGCCATTTCACTCGTGACTGAGGAACATGAACGGGTCATGATCACCGAAGGCGGGCATGAGATCGCGGCGATCGTCTCGGTCGAGGACCTTGAGTTAATCAGAAAGCTCGAAGACGAAGCCGATATCCGTGCAGTTCAAGAGGCTAGAGCAGAGGGTCTAGATCCTGTGCCTTACGAGGAATTCCGCAAAGAACTTGGACTGTAG
- a CDS encoding Gfo/Idh/MocA family oxidoreductase, producing the protein MKPIRLGFVGVGAMGQCAHLDNYATIPGCEIAAIADIRGDLAQKVATRYGVPHVFRTGREMLAAAALDGIVVTLPFECHGQVVPELYDYGVPVFTEKPLARSVAVGEKLLESLRRSRAKHVVGYHKRSDPATLYAIDQISSLKASGELGPLRYVRVLMPEGDWIAGGFSHMLASGQTAADMPVDPPPAHMDEATQERFDLFINYYIHQINLIRHLLGETFSVDYADPAGILMVGHSASGVTVTLEMTPYRTTVDWHEEALVAFERGTITLRLPAPLARNRPGAVTVFRDPGGSTPVSITPQLPWVHAMRQQAEFFVQYIRGAQTRLCEATEAIEDLRIAEDYIQKLGGQ; encoded by the coding sequence ATGAAACCGATTCGACTGGGATTTGTGGGCGTCGGCGCGATGGGACAGTGCGCCCACCTCGACAACTACGCGACAATTCCGGGGTGCGAGATCGCGGCAATTGCGGATATTCGGGGCGATTTGGCCCAGAAGGTCGCAACACGATACGGCGTACCTCACGTGTTTCGAACGGGACGCGAGATGCTCGCGGCGGCGGCGCTCGATGGTATCGTTGTAACCTTGCCGTTCGAATGTCACGGCCAGGTGGTGCCGGAATTGTACGACTATGGCGTCCCCGTCTTTACCGAGAAGCCTCTCGCCAGGTCCGTTGCCGTCGGCGAAAAGCTGCTCGAATCATTGCGCCGTTCCCGTGCCAAGCACGTTGTCGGATATCACAAGCGCAGCGATCCCGCAACACTGTATGCGATAGACCAGATTTCGTCGTTGAAAGCGAGTGGGGAACTCGGGCCGCTTCGATACGTTCGCGTGTTGATGCCGGAGGGCGATTGGATTGCGGGCGGGTTTAGCCACATGCTTGCCAGCGGCCAAACCGCCGCAGATATGCCCGTCGATCCGCCGCCCGCGCATATGGATGAAGCGACGCAGGAACGGTTCGACCTGTTCATCAACTACTACATCCACCAGATCAATCTCATTCGGCATCTGCTCGGCGAAACCTTCAGCGTTGATTACGCCGACCCAGCCGGAATTCTCATGGTCGGACACAGCGCGTCCGGCGTGACAGTTACTCTGGAGATGACCCCGTACCGAACCACCGTGGATTGGCATGAAGAGGCGTTGGTTGCTTTCGAGCGCGGCACGATTACGCTGCGGTTGCCCGCGCCGCTCGCGCGCAACCGGCCCGGCGCAGTGACGGTCTTTCGCGATCCCGGCGGCAGCACGCCTGTGTCGATCACGCCGCAGTTGCCGTGGGTCCATGCTATGCGACAACAGGCGGAATTCTTCGTGCAGTACATTCGTGGAGCGCAAACGCGGCTGTGCGAGGCCACGGAGGCTATCGAAGACCTCCGCATCGCGGAAGACTACATTCAGAAGTTGGGGGGACAATGA
- a CDS encoding DUF4926 domain-containing protein: MHNHDTVALLEDIPTKHFESGRPLILRRGQIGTVVMIYPDGMVEVEFSDRDGRAFAIASLRSDNLITLRDAPDYAVA, translated from the coding sequence ATGCATAATCACGATACGGTCGCGTTGCTCGAGGATATTCCAACGAAGCATTTTGAGAGCGGGCGCCCGCTGATACTTCGCCGTGGCCAAATCGGGACCGTTGTGATGATATACCCAGACGGCATGGTTGAGGTCGAGTTTTCCGATCGTGATGGGCGCGCATTCGCGATCGCTTCGCTACGGAGCGACAACCTGATTACACTTCGCGATGCGCCGGATTACGCGGTCGCATAG
- a CDS encoding amino acid permease produces MPHPETDTTPQIHASGLIAKLGLFTACMIIMGNMIGSGVFKKAAPMASEVQSPGLLIACWIIAGIVTLFGALSNAEVAGIIAEPGGFYQFFKKMYGRGFAFLYGWSSFTIIQTASIASIAYVFGESANSLFAFPRLPETYEQWSVFGLFQPLDNMGVKAFTIVTIVALTAANYMGVVFGGIIANISTCLKLAGIALVVLLGFTMGNGGAANLSPLGPSDAAQYKTSLGLFGAMFAAFLGAFWAYDGWNNITSLGAEVRDAKRNIPLALTIATASVMLVYCLVNAAYIWAIPVDTMAALAQQQNSIVAVEAMRSFMGDRGATFIAVLILLSTFGATNCQLMPHSRVYFAMARDGLFFRTASKCHPAHRTPSNSLIIQGVWASLLVISGTFDQLTDMVIFASFIFYGATALGVFVLRRTMADAPRPYKVPLYPFVPAFFVLFCVALVVVTIIQAPRNAGIGLVLMLSAAPFYWMWKNRAD; encoded by the coding sequence ATGCCACACCCCGAGACCGACACCACGCCACAAATCCACGCCTCCGGTTTGATTGCCAAGCTGGGCCTGTTCACCGCGTGCATGATCATCATGGGAAACATGATCGGCTCGGGCGTATTCAAGAAGGCCGCGCCGATGGCCTCCGAAGTGCAATCGCCGGGACTGCTGATTGCGTGTTGGATCATCGCGGGCATCGTGACGTTGTTCGGTGCGTTGAGCAACGCGGAAGTCGCGGGAATCATCGCGGAGCCGGGTGGGTTCTATCAGTTCTTCAAAAAGATGTACGGGCGCGGCTTCGCGTTTTTGTACGGGTGGTCGTCGTTCACGATTATTCAGACCGCTTCGATCGCGTCGATTGCATATGTGTTCGGCGAATCCGCGAATTCGCTGTTCGCGTTTCCGCGCCTGCCGGAAACGTACGAGCAGTGGTCCGTGTTCGGACTGTTCCAACCGCTCGATAACATGGGCGTGAAGGCGTTCACCATTGTCACGATCGTCGCACTGACCGCGGCGAACTACATGGGAGTTGTGTTCGGCGGCATCATCGCCAATATTTCGACGTGCCTGAAACTTGCAGGGATCGCCTTGGTCGTTCTCCTCGGGTTCACGATGGGCAACGGAGGCGCGGCCAACCTCTCGCCGCTCGGGCCGAGCGACGCGGCGCAGTACAAGACCTCGCTCGGCCTGTTCGGCGCGATGTTCGCCGCGTTTCTCGGCGCGTTCTGGGCGTACGACGGATGGAACAACATCACGTCGCTGGGCGCAGAGGTGCGCGACGCGAAGCGCAACATCCCGCTCGCGTTGACGATTGCCACCGCGAGCGTGATGCTTGTGTATTGCCTGGTGAACGCCGCATATATCTGGGCTATTCCGGTCGACACGATGGCTGCGCTCGCGCAACAGCAAAACAGCATTGTCGCCGTCGAGGCTATGCGTTCGTTCATGGGCGATCGTGGGGCGACGTTTATCGCCGTGCTGATCCTGTTGTCGACCTTCGGCGCAACGAATTGCCAGCTCATGCCGCACTCGCGCGTGTACTTCGCGATGGCGCGCGACGGCCTGTTCTTTCGCACCGCTTCGAAGTGCCATCCGGCCCATCGCACACCGTCCAACTCGCTCATCATCCAAGGCGTGTGGGCGTCGCTGCTCGTGATCAGCGGCACCTTCGATCAACTCACCGACATGGTGATCTTCGCATCGTTCATCTTTTACGGCGCGACTGCGCTCGGCGTGTTCGTGCTGCGCCGCACGATGGCCGATGCCCCGCGGCCGTACAAAGTTCCGTTGTATCCGTTCGTGCCCGCGTTTTTCGTATTGTTCTGCGTCGCGCTCGTTGTCGTGACGATCATCCAAGCGCCGAGAAACGCGGGCATTGGCCTGGTGTTAATGCTATCGGCCGCGCCGTTTTATTGGATGTGGAAGAACCGCGCGGATTGA
- a CDS encoding sodium:solute symporter family protein: MVYLIGTTALGIWAGRGAKSIAEFFMPRRFGITMMIMSAFGAGTASDQAVTVASGTFRNGISGIWYQWSWLVATPFYWLIAPIFRRLRAVTTADVYELRFDRSVAILFSIVGIVNMTIKIGLMLKGTGALVESGTGTQVNEDLAIAVTAGLFVLYGVAGGLAAAIVTDFVQGILTVVFSVILLPFVLTAVGGIDGIKETITDPKMLSLVAPGEISLFFIIMFGTQALVGIVAQPYIMGVCAAGKTEFEGRVGFMCGNFIKRFCTIAWSLTAIAAVAWYIQQGRDLSTIKPDNVYGDMAQAFLPNAMPGLLGLFMASMLAGVMSSCDCFMISAAGLFTQNVYKHMVTGRPESHYLWVGRLVSVLVVAGGIGFALWVPTVIEALEIWFKVAPMIGIAFWLALFWRPMNVAGAWASAMVVLGMWALTEWPPFIEWVASLPNADAWRLVWVKKGVKEIYEPWAIVSYMGAAAITGIVVSLFTKPVAREKLDLFYALTRTPIYPGEKVLAPCTLPIGVTPPDRPMLVTAFGLEVPMPSRISVIGFTAGWALTTALVAGFVLLFR, translated from the coding sequence ATGGTCTACCTCATAGGCACGACGGCTCTCGGCATTTGGGCGGGGCGCGGCGCGAAGAGCATCGCCGAATTCTTCATGCCGCGCCGGTTCGGCATTACGATGATGATCATGAGCGCGTTCGGCGCGGGCACTGCGTCGGACCAGGCGGTGACAGTCGCGTCCGGCACATTTCGCAACGGCATTTCCGGCATCTGGTACCAGTGGTCGTGGCTCGTGGCGACGCCGTTCTACTGGCTCATTGCGCCAATCTTCCGCAGGCTCCGGGCGGTGACCACCGCCGACGTCTACGAACTCCGGTTCGATCGAAGTGTCGCCATACTGTTTTCGATCGTCGGCATCGTGAACATGACCATTAAGATCGGGCTCATGCTAAAGGGCACCGGCGCATTGGTCGAATCCGGCACGGGCACCCAAGTGAACGAAGACCTCGCAATCGCCGTCACCGCCGGACTGTTCGTGCTGTACGGCGTTGCGGGCGGGCTTGCGGCGGCGATCGTCACGGATTTTGTCCAGGGTATCTTGACCGTTGTCTTCTCCGTGATTCTTCTGCCTTTCGTGTTGACGGCAGTCGGTGGCATTGATGGCATTAAAGAAACCATCACCGATCCCAAGATGCTCTCGCTTGTGGCGCCCGGAGAGATTAGTCTGTTCTTCATTATCATGTTCGGCACGCAAGCGCTGGTCGGCATTGTCGCGCAACCGTACATCATGGGCGTCTGCGCGGCGGGAAAGACCGAATTCGAAGGCCGCGTCGGGTTCATGTGCGGCAATTTTATCAAGCGATTCTGCACGATCGCGTGGTCGCTCACGGCAATCGCCGCCGTTGCGTGGTACATTCAGCAGGGCCGCGACCTCAGCACGATCAAGCCCGACAATGTTTATGGCGACATGGCGCAGGCCTTTCTGCCCAACGCGATGCCGGGCCTCCTGGGACTGTTTATGGCATCGATGCTTGCGGGCGTCATGAGTTCCTGCGACTGCTTTATGATTTCCGCCGCGGGCCTGTTTACGCAGAACGTGTACAAGCACATGGTCACTGGGCGGCCCGAATCGCACTACCTGTGGGTCGGCCGTCTCGTCTCGGTCCTCGTGGTTGCGGGCGGGATTGGGTTCGCGCTGTGGGTGCCAACCGTAATCGAGGCGCTCGAGATATGGTTTAAGGTTGCCCCGATGATCGGCATCGCATTTTGGCTGGCGCTGTTCTGGCGGCCGATGAACGTTGCCGGCGCATGGGCCAGCGCGATGGTCGTGCTGGGGATGTGGGCGCTCACGGAATGGCCGCCGTTTATCGAGTGGGTTGCGTCGCTTCCAAATGCCGATGCGTGGCGGCTCGTTTGGGTCAAAAAAGGCGTGAAAGAAATCTACGAGCCTTGGGCGATTGTGTCGTACATGGGGGCGGCGGCGATTACCGGCATCGTTGTGAGTCTGTTCACAAAGCCCGTGGCCCGCGAGAAATTGGATTTGTTCTACGCGCTTACGCGCACACCCATCTATCCCGGCGAAAAAGTGCTCGCGCCGTGCACACTGCCGATCGGCGTCACCCCGCCGGATCGCCCCATGCTCGTTACGGCGTTCGGACTTGAAGTCCCGATGCCGTCGCGCATATCCGTCATCGGTTTTACGGCCGGTTGGGCTCTTACGACTGCGCTCGTTGCCGGTTTCGTGTTGCTTTTCAGATAG
- the recO gene encoding DNA repair protein RecO: protein MARERSEAIVVRGVDFSETSRIVTFLTPARGKLACMAAGVKRAKSPLAGALDTFNRLEIVYYWKDGRSVQKLAEAAVQHSFPGLKSDLAKNVFAAFPLEFAYKVAQENEPSHELYATLVAGLHNMESWSGAARTHAAWQTLRLLTAAGFEPDLSSAAAFEAPVDARALNALREIAAGGACSVYDDRPEAFDAIARYVVRHVDSEFRSLRVIGQMFQK from the coding sequence ATGGCCCGGGAACGCAGCGAGGCGATCGTCGTGCGCGGCGTGGATTTCAGCGAGACCAGCCGCATCGTAACGTTTTTAACACCGGCGCGCGGTAAGCTCGCGTGCATGGCCGCGGGCGTGAAACGCGCGAAAAGCCCTCTGGCCGGCGCGCTCGATACGTTCAACCGGCTCGAGATCGTGTATTACTGGAAGGACGGGCGCAGCGTGCAGAAACTGGCCGAAGCGGCCGTTCAGCACAGTTTTCCGGGCCTGAAATCGGACCTGGCCAAGAACGTGTTCGCCGCGTTTCCGCTCGAGTTCGCGTACAAAGTCGCGCAGGAAAACGAGCCGTCGCACGAGTTATATGCGACGCTGGTGGCCGGTCTCCATAATATGGAGTCGTGGTCCGGCGCGGCACGGACGCACGCCGCGTGGCAAACGCTCCGGCTGCTGACCGCCGCGGGCTTCGAGCCGGACTTGAGCAGCGCCGCCGCGTTCGAGGCGCCCGTCGATGCGCGCGCGTTAAACGCTTTGCGCGAGATTGCGGCGGGCGGCGCCTGTTCGGTGTACGACGATAGACCGGAAGCGTTCGACGCGATTGCGCGGTACGTTGTTCGGCACGTCGATTCGGAATTTCGCAGCCTGCGCGTGATCGGGCAGATGTTTCAGA
- a CDS encoding Gfo/Idh/MocA family oxidoreductase, whose amino-acid sequence MLYPAQEATRRTFLKVASLGAATTIAPSSAFGANERINFGVIGCGGMGTGHVGSLVKKSEPDNIKVAAVCDVYTRRINRAKDICQGEGYSDYRKLLERNDVDAVLIATPDHWHAKIAMDAIAAGKHVYCEKPMTHTVEQAIELRNVVRNSDRVFQVGPQGTGNDSFWKGGDAIRAGRIGKVTWAHGSYNRNARICLFNEHQKIDPTAGPDKSGDDYIDWDMWLGWKWGLAPRIPWTPEHFFRFRKYWPYNGGVATDLLYHKLAPFLLAIAGPNGEYPKRVSATGGLYIEKDGRDIPDTFLMTADYPSEWSMFLVSTLTNDAGISDRVYGKFGTMELGGEPFLQGNGDFKEEFRAANEGKDEARIPLEERRDMEGNFIDAIRGLGPTFCNAELGAATMVAIKMAVESYRQSKTMLWNAEEERVYSA is encoded by the coding sequence ATGTTGTATCCGGCTCAGGAAGCTACACGCCGCACGTTTCTAAAAGTTGCCTCCTTGGGCGCAGCAACAACGATTGCCCCCTCCTCCGCGTTCGGCGCGAACGAGCGCATCAACTTCGGCGTCATCGGCTGCGGCGGCATGGGCACAGGGCACGTGGGCAGCCTGGTGAAGAAAAGCGAGCCGGACAACATCAAGGTTGCCGCCGTGTGCGACGTGTATACGCGGCGCATCAATCGCGCGAAGGACATCTGCCAGGGCGAGGGCTACAGCGATTACCGGAAGCTGCTCGAGCGAAACGACGTCGATGCCGTGCTCATCGCCACGCCCGATCATTGGCACGCAAAGATTGCGATGGACGCCATCGCCGCGGGCAAGCACGTGTACTGCGAAAAACCGATGACGCACACCGTCGAACAGGCCATCGAACTGCGCAACGTCGTGCGGAATTCCGATCGCGTGTTTCAGGTCGGCCCGCAGGGAACCGGCAACGACTCGTTCTGGAAGGGCGGCGACGCGATCCGCGCGGGGCGCATCGGCAAGGTGACGTGGGCGCACGGCAGCTACAATCGCAACGCGCGCATCTGCCTGTTCAATGAACACCAGAAGATTGACCCGACGGCGGGCCCCGACAAGTCCGGCGACGATTACATTGATTGGGACATGTGGCTCGGCTGGAAGTGGGGTCTCGCGCCGCGCATCCCGTGGACGCCCGAGCATTTCTTCCGCTTCCGCAAGTATTGGCCGTACAACGGCGGCGTCGCCACCGACCTGCTGTATCACAAACTCGCGCCGTTCCTGCTCGCCATCGCCGGTCCCAACGGCGAATACCCGAAACGCGTGAGCGCTACGGGCGGCCTGTATATCGAGAAAGACGGGCGCGACATTCCCGACACCTTCCTGATGACGGCCGACTATCCGAGCGAATGGTCCATGTTCCTCGTCAGTACGCTCACAAACGACGCAGGCATTTCCGATCGTGTCTACGGCAAGTTCGGCACAATGGAACTCGGCGGCGAACCGTTCCTCCAGGGCAACGGCGATTTCAAAGAAGAGTTCCGCGCGGCGAACGAAGGCAAGGACGAAGCGCGCATTCCCCTCGAAGAGCGCCGCGACATGGAAGGCAATTTCATCGACGCCATCCGCGGCCTCGGCCCGACCTTCTGCAACGCCGAACTCGGCGCGGCGACCATGGTCGCCATCAAAATGGCCGTGGAATCCTACCGACAAAGCAAGACCATGCTCTGGAACGCCGAGGAGGAGCGGGTTTACAGCGCGTAG
- the tilS gene encoding tRNA lysidine(34) synthetase TilS, protein MGDAAQQVLDRVRATIAKHHMLAPGETVLAAVSGGPDSMCLLHVLVELGYRVHVAHFDHQTRGRRSAEDAEFARDVAISFGVPFHLESRHIEKEAKDAGASFEAYARAARYSFFRRVADAIGCTATATGHHADDRAETVMMRLLRGTWPGGLGAIPPVRDNGDGRRVVRPLIDCSRDEITGYLTERHIAFRIDETNNGTDYTRNRVRNELLPRLAEAYNPRLRDALCRLAEMQHDASEVIRQRTGELTLACFHNDAIDLVEFARGPVACQRELLADCAERNGIEVEFDRIERARRFILEGPQHRCFDFGGGILLRNERGTTYILRRQPGPDGSETELEVPGSTLALGKVFHCRLLELPPAVPVKELCNAARQVFDAERVGERVTVRARRDGDRFVPFGMEHPKKLQDYFVDCKVDQPLRDAVPLVCAGERIAWVVGHTIDANVAVTDATSRFLLIEVEDAIE, encoded by the coding sequence GTGGGCGACGCCGCACAGCAGGTGCTCGATCGGGTCCGGGCGACCATCGCGAAACACCACATGCTTGCGCCCGGCGAGACTGTGCTCGCAGCCGTGTCGGGCGGGCCGGATTCCATGTGTCTGCTGCACGTCCTTGTGGAACTAGGCTACCGCGTCCACGTCGCCCATTTCGACCACCAAACCCGGGGGCGGCGCAGCGCGGAGGACGCGGAATTCGCCCGGGACGTTGCCATCTCGTTCGGGGTCCCATTTCATCTCGAAAGCCGCCACATCGAAAAGGAGGCGAAGGACGCCGGAGCCTCGTTTGAGGCGTACGCGCGGGCGGCGCGGTACTCGTTTTTCCGGCGCGTCGCGGACGCGATTGGCTGCACGGCGACCGCCACGGGGCATCACGCCGACGATCGCGCCGAGACTGTAATGATGCGATTGTTGCGCGGCACGTGGCCCGGCGGGCTCGGTGCGATTCCGCCCGTGCGCGACAATGGCGACGGCCGCCGGGTCGTGCGTCCGCTCATTGACTGTTCGCGCGATGAAATTACCGGGTATCTTACGGAACGGCACATCGCGTTTCGCATCGATGAAACAAATAACGGCACGGACTACACGCGGAACCGCGTGCGCAACGAACTGCTGCCGCGGCTCGCCGAAGCTTACAACCCTCGACTGCGCGACGCGCTGTGCCGGCTCGCGGAAATGCAGCATGACGCGAGCGAGGTCATTCGCCAACGGACGGGCGAACTGACGCTCGCATGCTTTCACAATGACGCGATCGATCTCGTCGAGTTCGCGCGCGGACCCGTCGCGTGCCAGCGCGAACTGCTCGCGGATTGCGCGGAACGCAACGGGATCGAGGTCGAATTCGATCGCATCGAGCGCGCGCGCCGGTTCATTCTCGAAGGACCCCAACATCGCTGCTTCGATTTTGGCGGCGGCATCCTGCTGCGGAACGAACGCGGCACGACCTATATTCTTCGACGGCAACCGGGTCCGGATGGCAGCGAGACGGAGCTCGAAGTACCCGGATCGACGCTTGCGTTGGGAAAGGTATTCCATTGCCGCCTGCTCGAATTGCCACCCGCGGTCCCCGTGAAGGAACTCTGCAACGCGGCGCGCCAAGTGTTCGACGCCGAACGGGTTGGCGAACGCGTGACCGTACGCGCGCGCCGCGACGGCGACCGGTTTGTCCCTTTCGGCATGGAACACCCGAAAAAGTTGCAGGATTACTTCGTGGACTGCAAAGTAGACCAACCGTTGCGGGACGCCGTCCCGCTGGTCTGCGCCGGGGAGCGGATCGCGTGGGTCGTGGGGCATACCATCGACGCGAATGTCGCGGTTACCGACGCGACGTCGCGCTTTCTGCTAATCGAGGTCGAAGATGCGATTGAGTAA